From the Candidatus Zixiibacteriota bacterium genome, the window TTTCCATCTTTCGCACAAGAGAACATGGAAGGCTGAAGTCTTCGCCAGGATCCTGTGGACAAGACCTTGACGGCCTTCCGCTACTTTAAGAGGACTCTCAGGTTGCGGGGAAGGACATCATGATATCCAATCATGTCGAGATGTTCGAGTTTTTTCACGGTTACGGCAGGAAGTTTTTCGAGCGGGGCTCCGTTTAGAAGTAAACCAGTCTCTTCCTCCGAGAACTCGGCTCCGGGTTCGATCCAATCCACGAAATCTCTATTCTTAGGACATACACTCTGACAGTGAAGGCATCCGACTAGGCAATTGTGCCAGGAAGGGTTTAGCCACTCTGGAAAATCGCCTGAGTTTTCGTTTAGAAAAGACAGACATCTTTCTGCTTTTATCAAAAAGCGGTCAGAGGTAATAGCTCCAGTAGGGCAGGCGTTCAGACAGGCAAGGCAGTTTTCACAATCCTCCAGCATAACCGATTCATGCCAAATGTCCTCAAGACAGGAGAGATCAGAGTAGAAAGCCATAAGCCGGTGAAAGCTTCCCATTCCGGGCACATAACAGATATTGTTCTTCCCGTAGAAGGAAAGTCCACTGCGTGCGGATAGAAGCTTTACTGGTAGCAAAACAGAAGCGATCTCATACCCTTTCGACTCTAAAACGTCTGCAAGCAAATCCCTTACCATCCCGTCTGAATAGTGCAGGTAAGTGGGGGGAATGATGAGGGGCTGAGGTTTTCCATTCCAGTTGAAGACAACCTGAATCTGTGGCTGCGGGGCTGCAACTACTATCAAGGACCTGGCTCCTGTTAAGCT encodes:
- a CDS encoding 4Fe-4S dicluster domain-containing protein produces the protein MSVKKLTAELYAKLGERGYKCSIVSVERLDDLKQEIESRKSQGLLDQRLYREYFTSFSYHPPESLTGARSLIVVAAPQPQIQVVFNWNGKPQPLIIPPTYLHYSDGMVRDLLADVLESKGYEIASVLLPVKLLSARSGLSFYGKNNICYVPGMGSFHRLMAFYSDLSCLEDIWHESVMLEDCENCLACLNACPTGAITSDRFLIKAERCLSFLNENSGDFPEWLNPSWHNCLVGCLHCQSVCPKNRDFVDWIEPGAEFSEEETGLLLNGAPLEKLPAVTVKKLEHLDMIGYHDVLPRNLRVLLK